The sequence ATTAGTTGCCTTCTTAAGCTCCTCAATCGTGAAGACTTTCGCTCGATCTTGAGAACCCCCGTCGCCAGATATTCGTTGCTGCAACATTAATCCGCCGTTTTGCTTAAAGAATTTTTCGCGAAGCATTATAAGCTTTCGCTTCTTTAGTCCCAAATACAACCATGTCACGAATATAAGTAGAAATATTGCAGCACATGAGGCACCTGCAACATAACATCATTAGGGCATGTTTATTTTCCGCTTAATTCAGTAAGTAAAATTGTTGTTTCTTTATCACTTAATCTGAAAAATGGTTTGTTTTTAGGAGTCATAGAATCAGAGACCCTTCCTGTTTGAGGCATAAAAATAGTAGTTAATACAAAATAAAAGTAAACAACCCAAGTTAATCATAACTCACTGTCTTAATTAAGTACTACACATTTCATAAACTTTACATACCTATAACAATTTTTATAAGTACTGATTCATCTTTTGTGCATCCTGTTCCATCTTTTCTACCATCTCCAGAGTAACCTTTTCGACAAGAACAAGTATAACTACCTTCTGTATCTTCACATTCATGTTCACAGTCATGTTTACCACGTTTGCACTCATCAATATCTAAAATCGAACaaaaaatattaaattattaatatcaagttaatgAGAAATATAAATTAGGATCCAAAAAATTGAACTAAAACTTACTCTTGCACTCATTTAGAAGATAAGGATTGCCTTCATAACCCGCAACGCAACTACAACGATATCCGGGACCTTCGTAATCTCGATCACATTCGCTGTTTCCTTTACATAAGAAATTATCACTGTTCCTACTTGCTTCATCACAAGTCAAATTACCGATTGCCCAATCAAGTACCATAGGCATCTTATCTACACTTCTGAAATCGCGCAAATAATTCGCATAGAAGCTAAACTTCCCCTCTTCAACAAAAAAACCATAGCTACAAGGATTAAAATCCGTCATATTCGCATGGTTATTAAAACTACTTATTGATATTTGAAAAGATTTCGTTCCTTCCGGTACTTCAGCTTCACAACACCCAACTCCCGAACAAGATCCATTTGTGATAAGACTATTTTGACCACATATAGAAATACATCCAGTAGCGTCAGTCGCATTCGCTCTCGAGTCTCTCGATGCACTAAATACCGCCTGTGTGTCACAACCAATAGCTACAAACTTGTTCTTGGTCGAGATTCTAAAATCCCATAAGGCTAAAGAGGGACGGGATCTACTTTCTTGACCAGAAGTATTGTAGCAATCACTGGCTACAAACATCATAATTTCGATTTCACTCTGGTTTATTGACATATTTGAAATAACAACGTTACCTGTGCTATCACCAAAGTAAGGAATTGGTACACCGGATGATCGGTTACAAGTTACGAGAAAATCGGGACTATAGTAACATCCTTCACCTGAACCAAATGGGTATGTAATTGTTACATTGCCACATGAAGTTTCACAATTTGGTCCATTTTGTCCACTCGATGTCCACAAAGCTGCAGTTGTTATTATGGTTGCTAATAGTATTTGAAGATTCATAGTTGTTTTGTTTGTGATATTGAGGTTTTGATTGGGGAGGGATGATTATGAAGATTTTATATA comes from Rutidosis leptorrhynchoides isolate AG116_Rl617_1_P2 chromosome 4, CSIRO_AGI_Rlap_v1, whole genome shotgun sequence and encodes:
- the LOC139839419 gene encoding wall-associated receptor kinase 2-like; translated protein: MNLQILLATIITTAALWTSSGQNGPNCETSCGNVTITYPFGSGEGCYYSPDFLVTCNRSSGVPIPYFGDSTGNVVISNMSINQSEIEIMMFVASDCYNTSGQESRSRPSLALWDFRISTKNKFVAIGCDTQAVFSASRDSRANATDATGCISICGQNSLITNGSCSGVGCCEAEVPEGTKSFQISISSFNNHANMTDFNPCSYGFFVEEGKFSFYANYLRDFRSVDKMPMVLDWAIGNLTCDEASRNSDNFLCKGNSECDRDYEGPGYRCSCVAGYEGNPYLLNECKNIDECKRGKHDCEHECEDTEGSYTCSCRKGYSGDGRKDGTGCTKDESVLIKIVIGASCAAIFLLIFVTWLYLGLKKRKLIMLREKFFKQNGGLMLQQRISGDGGSQDRAKVFTIEELKKATNNYDERRIIGKGGYGTVYKGVLSDNRVVAIKKSKLADQTQNQIEQFINEVVILSQINHRNVVKLIGCCLETEVPLLVYEFVPNGTLSDHIHKNGKSSSVTWDVRLRIATETASALSYLHSAASVPIIHRDVKPENILLDENYVAKVADFGASRLVPMDQIELATIVQGTLGYLDPEYLQTNQLTDKSDVYSFGVVLVELLTAKKALSFDRPEEERNLAMYFLSSLKNGQLFNVLDEHLQLNYVPNEMMQVSRLAERCLRVKGDERPSMKEVAMELEGILASMVQKHPWVQSVLKEDEGVHLLEEVTNEYECKDEANVMNSWNPDSMNKQSIFSIAKGR